Proteins from one Gimesia maris genomic window:
- the rplA gene encoding 50S ribosomal protein L1 — translation MGKQSKRIKFYNEKLAGVGTVGLEEAVGVLKSLEGDLPAKIKPVKMDQTVELAVRLGVDPRQADQLVRGSINLPHGIGKTQRVVVFAQGANADAAEAAGADAVGGKDLAEKIKGGWLDFDVAIATPDMMGVVGPLGRVLGPRGLMPSPRAGTVTQDVGTAVQDYKAGKVEFRVDAGGNVHCRVGKLSFDENQLVENIQAMLKFLDSLRPSSVKGAYVRNVAISATMSPGISVAL, via the coding sequence ATGGGAAAACAATCCAAGCGAATTAAATTTTATAACGAAAAGCTGGCTGGCGTCGGTACGGTCGGTCTGGAAGAGGCGGTCGGCGTGCTGAAGTCTCTCGAAGGCGATCTGCCCGCGAAAATCAAGCCTGTAAAAATGGATCAGACTGTTGAACTGGCTGTGCGGCTGGGCGTTGATCCTCGTCAGGCTGATCAGCTGGTACGCGGTTCGATCAATCTGCCTCACGGTATTGGTAAGACTCAGCGAGTGGTAGTATTCGCCCAGGGTGCCAACGCAGATGCCGCTGAAGCTGCCGGTGCTGATGCGGTCGGTGGTAAGGATCTGGCAGAAAAAATTAAAGGTGGCTGGCTCGATTTTGATGTAGCCATCGCGACTCCTGACATGATGGGTGTGGTTGGCCCACTGGGACGTGTGCTGGGGCCTCGGGGTCTGATGCCATCTCCTCGTGCCGGTACCGTAACCCAGGATGTGGGTACCGCGGTTCAGGATTACAAAGCAGGTAAGGTTGAGTTTCGTGTGGATGCCGGCGGAAACGTCCATTGCCGCGTGGGTAAACTCTCGTTTGATGAAAATCAGCTGGTAGAGAATATTCAGGCAATGCTGAAGTTTCTGGATTCACTGCGACCTTCATCTGTGAAGGGGGCTTATGTGCGAAATGTTGCTATTTCAGCGACAATGAGCCCTGGGATTTCAGTTGCTCTGTAA
- the rpoC gene encoding DNA-directed RNA polymerase subunit beta' translates to MSVAQTAYERINDYGSVKIGLASPHDIRSWSFGEVKKPETINYRTYRPERDGLFCERIFGPEKDWECACGKYRGMKYKGMICDRCGVKVTHSRVRRKRMGHIELAAPIVHIWFFKSMPSRLGALLNMKTTALEKVVYFQDYVVTDPGETPLEMCQTMTEEEARQNQAKYGPGAFEIEMGAEAIKKLLMSLNLVELSVKLRKDLFETASQQKRKDYIKRLKIVESLRDSDNRPEWMVLEVIPVIPPDLRPLVLLDSGNFATSDLNDLYRRIINRNNRLKKLVDLNAPEVIVRNEKRMLQQSVDALFDNNRCKRPVLGSSNRPLKSLTDMIKGKQGRFRENLLGKRVDYSARSVIVVGPELKLHQCGLPKKIALELFQPFIIRRLKDSGHADTIKSAKRMLERKDEDVWDILDEVIQNHPVLLNRAPTLHRMGIQAFEPILVEGNAIRVHPLVCGGFNADFDGDQMAVHLPLSIEAQVEATTLMLATNNIFSPSDGAPIIRPSQDIVMGCYYLTLKKTERKGEGMIFSGVNEVHAAFQQRQLDRHAIVKVRMPSDKRIKGDGADDFKMGGLIETTVGRVIFNDILPRKMAFYNLTMKGRDLSNVISDCYLELGRRETINLLDKMKETGFRESTLSGLSFATSDLKTAPNKAKVIGDSEKTVLQKNKLYDRGLITAEERYNQVLDTWTHARELITTSMMHELENDYRENGKYVNPIYLMSNSGARGGIEQMRQLGGMRGLMAKPSGEIIETPIKANFREGLTVLEYFSSTHGARKGLADTALKTADSGYLTRKLADICQNVVVTEHDCGTTQGMTRGVVYRGEKVEMSLTDAIRGRVSRTNIVDPITDEVIVRENELITVEIARRIEEMGLEKIQVRSPMTCESSLGLCRLCYGMDLSTGSLVEEGLAVGIIAAQSVGEPGTQLTMRTFHIGGTASREVEENEIRTRRAGKATFARIRSVVNSEGLSVVLTRNGEVVINDPKGRELERYTIPNGATLMVNEGDELSEGQVICQWDPHSISILAEVGGRVRYEECVEGKTIRTDKDPSGHVRRSIIEHKGELHPQIIIEDGTGKILDFYYLPEKASIEVEEGAQITAGTVVAKNPRESSGTQDITGGLPRVTELFEARRPKDPSVLAEIDGEVEFVPEKKRGKRIVIVRGEDGTEVEHVIPHGKHLLVHAGDLVKAGDALVRGPLVPHDILRVSGTEAVQQYLLHEIQNVYRAQRVTIDDKHLEIIISRMLSKVMVEDVGDTNLLPGIVLDKLTFQQINEETSACVKVVDSGDTDFQPGDLVPLATIEEVNAQVELAGQGPASFTKPRPASASSQLLGITKASVQSESFISAASFQETTKVLTEAALAGRVDYLVGLKENVILGHLVPAGTGFYQHQTAEVRIRPEALEELKAEKERILAARMSLLNEVTPDKPVPLGGGQEVEDYGQGGADTSVENTPPSPNPYEE, encoded by the coding sequence GTGAGTGTTGCACAGACAGCTTACGAGCGAATTAACGATTACGGTTCAGTGAAAATTGGGCTGGCCAGTCCTCATGATATTCGGAGTTGGTCATTCGGCGAAGTCAAGAAGCCGGAAACCATTAACTATCGAACCTATCGTCCCGAGCGGGATGGTCTGTTCTGCGAGCGAATTTTTGGTCCTGAAAAAGACTGGGAATGTGCCTGCGGAAAATACCGGGGCATGAAGTATAAAGGGATGATCTGCGACCGTTGTGGTGTGAAAGTGACTCACAGCCGCGTCCGTAGAAAGCGTATGGGGCACATCGAACTGGCTGCACCAATTGTGCATATCTGGTTCTTCAAATCCATGCCCAGCCGCCTGGGTGCGTTGTTGAATATGAAAACAACGGCCCTCGAGAAGGTGGTATACTTCCAGGATTATGTTGTCACCGATCCCGGGGAGACACCCCTGGAAATGTGCCAGACCATGACCGAAGAAGAAGCACGCCAGAATCAGGCCAAGTATGGTCCTGGCGCCTTTGAAATCGAAATGGGTGCCGAGGCCATCAAGAAACTGCTGATGAGCCTGAACCTGGTTGAATTGTCCGTCAAGCTCCGCAAGGATCTGTTTGAGACAGCCAGTCAGCAGAAGCGCAAAGATTACATCAAGCGTTTGAAGATTGTGGAATCGTTGCGTGACAGTGACAACCGCCCTGAGTGGATGGTGCTGGAAGTCATTCCTGTGATTCCCCCCGATCTGCGTCCTCTGGTGCTGCTGGATTCAGGCAACTTTGCCACCAGCGACCTGAACGACCTGTATCGTCGAATTATTAACCGCAACAACCGATTGAAAAAGCTGGTCGACCTGAATGCACCTGAAGTCATTGTGCGGAACGAAAAACGCATGCTGCAACAGTCGGTCGATGCGTTGTTTGACAACAACCGCTGCAAGCGTCCGGTTCTGGGTTCTTCCAACCGGCCTCTGAAGTCGCTGACAGACATGATCAAGGGTAAGCAGGGACGTTTCCGTGAAAACCTGCTGGGTAAACGTGTTGACTATTCAGCACGTAGTGTGATCGTGGTGGGGCCTGAACTGAAACTGCATCAGTGTGGTCTGCCCAAGAAGATTGCGTTGGAACTGTTCCAGCCCTTCATCATTCGCCGTTTGAAAGACAGCGGCCATGCCGACACAATCAAGTCTGCCAAGCGCATGCTGGAGCGTAAGGATGAGGACGTGTGGGATATCCTGGATGAAGTCATTCAGAATCACCCCGTGCTGCTGAACCGTGCTCCGACGTTGCACCGGATGGGGATTCAGGCATTTGAACCGATTCTGGTGGAAGGAAACGCGATCCGCGTCCATCCGCTGGTTTGTGGTGGTTTCAATGCCGACTTCGACGGAGACCAGATGGCGGTTCACTTGCCGCTCTCGATCGAAGCCCAGGTGGAAGCGACCACGCTGATGCTGGCGACTAACAACATCTTCAGTCCTTCTGATGGTGCTCCCATTATTCGTCCTTCACAGGATATCGTGATGGGTTGCTACTACCTCACGCTCAAAAAAACAGAGCGTAAGGGGGAAGGTATGATCTTCTCTGGTGTGAACGAAGTGCATGCCGCCTTCCAGCAGCGTCAACTCGACCGCCATGCGATTGTCAAGGTGCGAATGCCTTCCGATAAGCGGATTAAGGGAGATGGGGCAGACGATTTCAAGATGGGTGGTCTGATTGAGACGACTGTCGGGCGTGTGATCTTTAATGATATTCTGCCCCGGAAGATGGCCTTCTACAATCTGACCATGAAGGGACGCGATCTGTCCAACGTGATTTCTGACTGTTATCTGGAACTGGGACGGCGGGAAACGATTAACCTGCTCGACAAGATGAAAGAAACCGGTTTCCGGGAGTCAACTTTGAGTGGTCTGTCCTTCGCAACCAGCGACCTGAAGACCGCGCCGAACAAGGCCAAGGTGATTGGTGATTCTGAAAAGACGGTTCTACAGAAAAATAAACTGTATGACCGTGGTCTGATTACTGCGGAAGAGCGTTATAACCAGGTGCTCGATACCTGGACCCATGCCCGCGAGCTGATTACGACCTCCATGATGCATGAGCTGGAAAACGACTACCGTGAAAACGGCAAGTACGTAAACCCGATCTATCTGATGTCAAACTCAGGTGCTCGTGGTGGTATCGAACAGATGCGTCAGCTTGGTGGTATGCGTGGTCTGATGGCCAAACCGAGTGGGGAAATTATTGAAACTCCCATCAAGGCGAACTTCCGTGAAGGTCTGACCGTACTGGAGTACTTCAGTTCGACTCACGGTGCACGAAAAGGTCTGGCGGATACGGCGTTGAAAACGGCGGACTCCGGTTACCTGACACGTAAGCTGGCAGATATCTGTCAGAACGTGGTGGTCACCGAACACGACTGTGGTACAACCCAGGGCATGACCCGCGGGGTAGTCTACCGTGGTGAAAAAGTCGAAATGAGCCTGACCGATGCGATTCGTGGTCGTGTCAGTCGTACGAACATTGTCGACCCGATTACCGACGAAGTGATTGTGCGTGAAAACGAACTGATCACCGTTGAGATTGCCCGTCGCATTGAAGAAATGGGGCTGGAGAAAATTCAGGTCCGCAGTCCAATGACTTGTGAATCCTCACTGGGTCTCTGTCGACTGTGTTACGGGATGGACCTGTCGACCGGTTCGCTGGTTGAGGAAGGTCTGGCTGTCGGGATTATCGCCGCACAGAGTGTGGGTGAACCTGGTACTCAGCTGACAATGCGTACGTTCCACATCGGCGGAACTGCTTCCCGCGAAGTGGAAGAAAACGAGATTCGTACCCGCCGTGCCGGTAAAGCAACCTTTGCCCGTATCCGATCTGTTGTCAACAGTGAAGGTCTGAGTGTTGTGCTGACGCGAAACGGGGAAGTCGTGATCAACGATCCCAAGGGACGTGAACTCGAGCGGTATACCATTCCGAACGGTGCCACCCTGATGGTCAATGAAGGTGATGAGCTGTCCGAAGGTCAGGTCATCTGTCAGTGGGACCCGCACTCCATCTCGATCCTGGCCGAAGTGGGTGGCCGTGTCCGGTATGAAGAGTGTGTGGAAGGTAAGACCATTCGTACGGACAAGGACCCCAGTGGTCACGTCCGACGTTCGATCATTGAACATAAAGGTGAGCTGCATCCGCAGATTATCATCGAAGACGGTACCGGGAAAATTCTCGACTTCTACTACCTGCCTGAAAAAGCAAGCATCGAAGTGGAAGAGGGGGCGCAGATCACTGCTGGTACGGTGGTCGCCAAGAATCCCCGCGAATCTTCCGGTACCCAGGATATCACCGGTGGTCTGCCTCGTGTGACGGAGCTGTTTGAAGCACGTCGTCCGAAGGACCCCTCGGTTCTGGCCGAGATCGACGGCGAAGTCGAATTCGTTCCAGAAAAGAAACGTGGTAAGCGAATCGTGATTGTGCGTGGTGAAGACGGAACCGAAGTGGAACACGTCATTCCTCACGGTAAGCATCTGCTGGTTCACGCGGGTGACCTGGTGAAAGCCGGCGATGCTCTGGTGCGTGGTCCTCTGGTGCCTCACGATATTTTGCGTGTGAGTGGTACCGAAGCGGTGCAGCAGTACCTGCTGCATGAAATTCAGAACGTCTATCGTGCACAGCGTGTGACGATCGACGATAAGCATCTGGAAATCATTATTTCCCGCATGTTGAGCAAGGTGATGGTGGAAGATGTGGGTGATACCAATCTGCTGCCGGGCATCGTGCTCGACAAGCTGACCTTCCAGCAGATCAACGAAGAGACCAGTGCCTGTGTCAAGGTTGTGGATTCGGGTGATACCGACTTCCAGCCGGGCGACCTGGTACCCCTGGCGACCATTGAAGAAGTGAATGCCCAGGTAGAACTGGCAGGGCAGGGTCCCGCCAGCTTCACCAAGCCGCGACCGGCGTCTGCCAGTTCGCAGCTGCTGGGGATTACCAAGGCTTCCGTGCAGAGCGAAAGCTTTATCTCGGCTGCCAGTTTCCAGGAAACCACTAAGGTACTGACCGAAGCTGCTCTGGCAGGTCGTGTTGACTACCTGGTTGGTCTGAAAGAAAACGTGATTCTGGGGCACCTCGTGCCGGCAGGAACCGGCTTCTACCAGCATCAGACTGCTGAAGTACGAATCCGACCGGAGGCTCTGGAAGAACTGAAAGCAGAAAAAGAACGGATTCTGGCAGCACGCATGAGCCTGCTGAACGAAGTGACGCCTGATAAACCGGTTCCCCTGGGAGGCGGTCAGGAAGTGGAAGATTATGGGCAGGGAGGGGCTGATACCTCAGTAGAAAATACTCCCCCCAGTCCGAATCCTTATGAAGAATAA
- the rplJ gene encoding 50S ribosomal protein L10, with product MSKIVKEMIISEIEARISEVRDFVVVDSAKVDAITDNGFRLKLQEKGIASLTVKNSLARRALANIGVEGLDDVLKGPSTLVWGGEDIVALSKEMTKWASDISTLEIKGGVTEGTPLSSEDVTKLSKSPGRMELIGEIVSRVLGPGAQLAGAIKGPGGTLAGQIKTISEGEAA from the coding sequence ATGAGTAAAATTGTAAAAGAAATGATCATCTCCGAGATAGAAGCTCGGATCAGCGAAGTCCGCGACTTCGTCGTAGTTGATTCTGCAAAAGTGGATGCGATTACCGATAACGGTTTCCGTCTTAAGCTGCAGGAAAAAGGGATTGCATCCCTGACGGTGAAAAATTCTCTGGCACGCCGGGCTCTGGCCAATATTGGCGTTGAAGGCCTGGATGATGTTCTGAAAGGACCATCCACTCTAGTCTGGGGCGGAGAAGACATTGTCGCCCTGTCCAAAGAGATGACCAAGTGGGCTTCCGATATCAGCACGCTGGAGATTAAAGGTGGTGTGACGGAAGGAACACCGCTTTCATCGGAAGATGTTACAAAGTTGAGTAAGAGCCCTGGTCGAATGGAATTGATCGGCGAAATTGTCTCTCGGGTCCTTGGACCGGGTGCACAGTTGGCAGGGGCGATCAAAGGTCCTGGTGGGACCCTTGCAGGGCAAATTAAGACGATCTCTGAAGGAGAGGCGGCATAG
- the rpsL gene encoding 30S ribosomal protein S12 gives MPTINQLIRKPRKKQISKSKTPLLEGCPQKRGVCLQVKTVTPKKPNSALRKVARVRLSNGKELTAYIPGEGHNLQEHSIVLVRGGRVRDLPGVRYKVIRGVLDTLGVNDRRQARSRYGTKRPK, from the coding sequence ATGCCAACGATTAATCAGTTGATTCGTAAGCCAAGAAAAAAACAGATCTCCAAGAGTAAAACTCCTCTGCTGGAAGGTTGTCCGCAGAAGCGTGGGGTCTGTCTGCAGGTGAAAACCGTCACCCCGAAAAAGCCGAACTCCGCCTTGCGTAAAGTGGCTCGTGTCCGTCTTTCCAACGGGAAAGAACTGACAGCTTATATTCCGGGTGAAGGTCACAACCTGCAGGAGCACTCGATTGTGCTGGTGCGTGGTGGTCGTGTCCGCGACTTGCCGGGTGTTCGCTACAAGGTCATCCGTGGTGTTCTGGATACACTGGGCGTGAATGATCGTCGTCAGGCACGCAGCCGTTACGGTACCAAGCGTCCTAAGTAA
- the rpoB gene encoding DNA-directed RNA polymerase subunit beta has protein sequence MPIPAQRTIPTHSVKNFGKIEHGFELSDLTQIQTSSYASFLQADKSPRERKNQGLEEILREVFPIESYQGQYQLEYVKYELGKPRYTPTECRQLRMTYGRPFRVWLRLVKEQPIEEEVYLGDLPVMIGGGEFIINGAERCIVSQLHRSPGVDFVLSSEPGEKKEYSCRVIPERGSWIELVVGKKDTLGVRIDQSGKFSAMTLLRAMSKDYSSDTDLVKLFYDTKSEKISSSNAMEKLLGKIVAEDVIYPAGHDRCGEVILDCCGTITEELIDEIVDTGLKTVEIVDEVTDVLVLQSIAEDPTATHEEALLRIYSRLRPGNPPQLERAIDLFKEKFFDVNRYRLGRVGRFRINRKFKQDVPDTEMTLRPEDFINSIRYLVRLRVGESSAYVDDIDNLGNRRLRTIDELASDEIRKGFLKLRRTVQERMTQKDVEEMSPRTLINPKSVSAAIDFFFGRSELSQVVDQTNPLSMLTHERRLSALGPGGLNRKRAGFEVRDVHISHYGRICPIETPEGTNIGLISSLSIFSKVDDYGFLVTPYRYVKNGKLTDEVHWMRADEEAEVHVAPADTPVENGKFIEDRVMARHRDDVVWIAAGDVDYIDVDPAQMVGISAGLIPFLEHDDANRALMGSNMQRQAVPLLIAEPPLVGTGMEVAVAQNSGMVVRAEKAGKVTYVDGNVVEVNGKKYRLRKYEGLNERTCLNQTPAVSVGDQVKKGQILCHSAAAADGLLALGRNVLVGFMSWDGYNFEDAIILSERLVKEDVYTSIHIDEFDVEIRETKLGREEFTRDIPNVSEKALRHIGEDGIIKVGTRVRQGDILVGKVSPKAKAELTPEEKLLHAIFGRAGEDVKNESLEASSGVEGIVIHTEKFARRMSLTDYERKQYDEELKKVEEEGNHQIAEEFRDFLKTFENALGQPMVDDDGRKVREIPEDKFVSQYAHDFLSHLDDMDIRSPQKKADCRAVIEDLWPNVEDVIETCDQKVNSMKRGEELPNGVLQMVKVYVASKRQISVGDKMAGRHGNKGVISKVLPIEDMPFTEDGTPIDIMLNPLGVPSRMNVGQILETHLGWAAEKHGFRAVCPVFDGAMESQIQEFLETAGLPKDGKAQLFDGRTGEAYEQKTTVGQIYMLKLHHLVDDKVHARSTGPYSLITQQPLGGKARFGGQRFGEMEVWALEAYGAAYILQELLTVKSDDVEGRTKIYESMVNGENTLEAGTPASFDVLNNEIRGLGLNLQLEKNPG, from the coding sequence ATGCCGATTCCAGCACAGCGAACTATTCCCACTCATTCTGTCAAAAACTTTGGTAAGATTGAACATGGTTTTGAGTTGTCTGATTTAACACAAATTCAGACTTCGTCCTATGCGAGTTTTCTTCAAGCCGACAAGTCGCCTCGCGAGCGAAAAAATCAGGGTCTGGAAGAAATTCTCCGCGAAGTGTTCCCGATTGAAAGCTATCAGGGGCAGTACCAGTTGGAGTACGTCAAGTATGAACTGGGCAAACCCCGTTACACGCCCACAGAATGTCGCCAGTTGCGGATGACCTATGGTCGTCCTTTCCGTGTCTGGCTGCGGCTGGTGAAAGAACAGCCGATTGAAGAGGAAGTCTACCTGGGCGATCTGCCCGTGATGATCGGCGGTGGTGAGTTCATCATCAACGGGGCTGAGCGCTGTATCGTCAGCCAGTTGCACCGTTCACCAGGCGTCGACTTTGTACTGAGCTCTGAACCAGGTGAAAAGAAAGAATATTCCTGCCGCGTGATTCCAGAACGAGGCAGCTGGATCGAGCTGGTTGTCGGCAAAAAAGATACGCTGGGTGTGCGGATTGACCAGAGTGGTAAATTCTCGGCAATGACTCTGCTGCGAGCCATGTCCAAAGATTATTCTTCCGACACCGATCTGGTGAAGCTGTTCTACGATACGAAATCGGAAAAAATTTCGTCCAGCAATGCCATGGAAAAACTGCTTGGCAAAATTGTCGCAGAAGACGTCATCTATCCGGCCGGCCATGATCGGTGTGGTGAGGTTATTCTGGACTGTTGCGGAACCATCACTGAAGAGCTGATCGACGAAATCGTTGACACCGGTTTGAAAACCGTTGAGATTGTGGACGAAGTTACCGACGTGCTTGTGCTTCAGAGTATTGCTGAAGACCCGACTGCCACTCACGAAGAAGCGCTGCTGCGAATTTATTCCCGCCTGCGTCCCGGTAATCCTCCGCAGCTGGAGCGTGCGATTGATCTGTTCAAAGAGAAGTTCTTTGACGTGAACCGCTACCGCCTGGGGCGTGTTGGTCGCTTCCGTATCAACCGTAAGTTCAAACAGGATGTTCCCGATACGGAAATGACTCTGCGTCCGGAAGACTTTATCAACTCCATTCGGTATCTCGTGCGATTGCGTGTAGGTGAATCCTCTGCCTATGTGGATGACATCGATAACCTTGGTAACCGTCGTTTGCGTACGATTGATGAACTGGCCTCCGATGAAATTCGGAAAGGGTTTCTGAAACTGCGTCGTACCGTGCAGGAACGCATGACTCAAAAAGACGTTGAGGAAATGTCTCCCCGTACGCTGATCAATCCCAAGAGTGTTTCTGCAGCCATCGATTTCTTCTTTGGTCGCAGTGAACTTTCGCAGGTGGTTGACCAGACGAACCCGTTGTCCATGCTGACTCACGAACGTCGTCTGTCTGCGTTGGGGCCCGGTGGTTTGAACCGGAAGCGTGCAGGCTTCGAAGTTCGCGACGTACACATTTCTCACTACGGACGAATCTGCCCGATTGAGACACCGGAAGGTACCAACATCGGTCTGATTTCCAGTTTGAGTATCTTTTCCAAAGTCGATGATTACGGCTTCCTGGTAACTCCTTATCGCTACGTCAAAAATGGTAAGTTAACCGACGAAGTGCACTGGATGCGTGCCGATGAAGAAGCGGAGGTCCATGTGGCTCCTGCCGACACGCCTGTGGAAAATGGTAAATTTATCGAAGACCGTGTGATGGCTCGCCACCGTGATGACGTGGTCTGGATTGCCGCCGGTGATGTTGATTATATCGACGTGGACCCTGCCCAGATGGTGGGGATCTCGGCCGGTCTGATTCCGTTCCTGGAACACGACGATGCGAACCGTGCTTTGATGGGTTCTAACATGCAACGTCAGGCAGTGCCTCTGCTGATTGCCGAACCACCACTGGTGGGAACCGGGATGGAAGTGGCAGTGGCTCAGAACTCCGGAATGGTCGTGCGGGCTGAAAAGGCCGGTAAGGTGACCTATGTGGATGGGAACGTTGTTGAAGTTAACGGCAAGAAATACCGTCTGCGTAAATACGAAGGTCTGAACGAGCGAACCTGTCTGAACCAGACACCTGCCGTGAGTGTCGGCGATCAGGTGAAGAAAGGGCAGATTCTCTGTCACAGTGCCGCTGCCGCTGACGGATTGCTGGCATTGGGTCGCAATGTGCTGGTGGGCTTCATGTCATGGGATGGTTACAACTTTGAAGACGCGATCATTCTGTCAGAACGCCTGGTGAAAGAAGACGTTTACACTTCGATTCATATTGATGAATTTGATGTGGAAATTCGCGAAACCAAACTGGGTCGTGAAGAATTCACGCGTGATATTCCCAACGTCAGTGAAAAGGCGCTGAGGCATATCGGTGAAGACGGCATCATTAAAGTTGGAACCCGTGTCCGCCAGGGTGATATCCTGGTTGGTAAGGTTTCACCGAAAGCGAAAGCCGAACTGACACCCGAAGAAAAACTGCTGCACGCCATTTTCGGTCGTGCTGGTGAAGACGTCAAGAACGAATCTCTGGAAGCATCCAGTGGTGTGGAAGGGATCGTAATTCATACCGAAAAATTCGCCCGTCGCATGAGCCTGACCGATTACGAACGCAAGCAGTATGACGAAGAGCTGAAGAAGGTTGAAGAAGAGGGTAATCATCAGATTGCTGAAGAGTTTCGCGATTTCCTCAAGACATTTGAGAACGCACTGGGTCAGCCTATGGTGGATGACGATGGTCGCAAGGTTCGTGAAATTCCTGAAGATAAATTCGTATCGCAATATGCTCATGATTTCCTGTCTCACCTGGATGACATGGATATCCGCAGCCCGCAGAAAAAAGCAGACTGTCGTGCTGTGATTGAAGATCTGTGGCCGAATGTGGAAGACGTGATTGAAACCTGTGACCAGAAGGTCAACAGTATGAAGCGCGGCGAAGAACTGCCGAACGGCGTACTGCAGATGGTTAAGGTTTACGTGGCATCCAAACGCCAGATCTCTGTCGGTGATAAAATGGCTGGTCGGCACGGTAACAAAGGGGTGATCTCCAAGGTTCTGCCGATCGAAGACATGCCGTTTACCGAAGATGGTACTCCGATCGACATCATGTTGAATCCGCTGGGGGTTCCCAGTCGTATGAACGTGGGACAGATTCTGGAAACCCACCTGGGCTGGGCTGCCGAGAAGCATGGCTTCCGGGCTGTCTGTCCGGTCTTTGACGGGGCAATGGAATCACAGATTCAGGAGTTCCTGGAAACGGCCGGTTTGCCTAAGGATGGAAAAGCACAGTTGTTTGATGGTCGTACGGGTGAAGCCTACGAACAGAAAACAACCGTGGGTCAGATTTACATGCTGAAGCTTCACCACCTGGTGGATGACAAGGTACATGCCCGTTCGACAGGTCCTTACTCATTGATTACACAACAGCCTCTGGGTGGTAAAGCCCGGTTCGGTGGTCAGCGATTCGGGGAAATGGAAGTCTGGGCACTGGAAGCTTACGGTGCCGCTTACATTCTGCAGGAACTGCTCACTGTGAAGAGTGATGATGTCGAAGGCCGTACCAAGATTTATGAATCAATGGTGAATGGCGAGAATACACTGGAAGCCGGTACGCCAGCCAGCTTTGACGTGCTAAATAACGAAATCCGTGGACTTGGTTTGAATCTACAACTGGAAAAGAATCCCGGTTAA
- the rplL gene encoding 50S ribosomal protein L7/L12 produces the protein MATAEATTEFGEETKELGDKIAGLTLLQAKDLAEYLDEVHGIKAAAGGAVMMAGPAAEAGPAAEEKTEFDVILTGFGDNKIPVIKIVRAATGLGLKEAKDLVEGAPKPLKEGISKEDAEALVKEVKEAGGTAEVK, from the coding sequence ATGGCGACAGCCGAAGCAACAACTGAATTTGGTGAAGAAACCAAAGAACTGGGTGACAAAATTGCTGGATTGACATTGCTCCAGGCTAAAGATCTGGCTGAATACCTCGACGAAGTTCACGGTATTAAAGCTGCCGCCGGTGGCGCTGTCATGATGGCTGGTCCTGCCGCTGAAGCTGGTCCTGCCGCTGAAGAAAAGACAGAATTTGATGTCATCCTGACCGGATTTGGTGACAACAAGATTCCGGTGATTAAGATCGTCCGTGCGGCCACAGGCCTGGGACTGAAAGAAGCAAAAGACCTGGTTGAAGGTGCTCCTAAACCATTGAAGGAAGGCATTTCCAAAGAAGATGCCGAAGCTCTGGTTAAGGAAGTCAAAGAAGCCGGCGGTACTGCTGAAGTTAAGTAG
- the rplK gene encoding 50S ribosomal protein L11, which translates to MAKQLVAEVKVQIPGGAATPAPPVGTALGPHGVNIGQFVQQFNERTKDMAGTTIPVVISVYNDRSFDFVMKSPPAAVLLKQAAQIAKGSGNPKKNKVGKVTMAQLKEIAKTKFADLNAPDLDQAAKVIAGTARSMGLEVEK; encoded by the coding sequence ATGGCTAAGCAGCTTGTTGCAGAAGTGAAAGTTCAGATTCCCGGTGGTGCCGCGACCCCGGCTCCTCCTGTTGGTACCGCATTGGGTCCCCACGGTGTCAATATTGGCCAGTTTGTTCAACAGTTCAACGAACGTACCAAAGATATGGCTGGAACCACAATTCCTGTCGTAATCAGCGTGTACAACGATCGTTCGTTTGACTTTGTCATGAAGAGTCCGCCGGCTGCTGTACTGCTGAAGCAGGCTGCTCAGATTGCAAAAGGTTCAGGTAATCCCAAAAAGAACAAAGTTGGCAAAGTGACTATGGCCCAGTTGAAGGAAATTGCCAAGACCAAGTTTGCGGATCTGAATGCCCCTGACCTGGATCAGGCTGCCAAGGTTATCGCTGGTACTGCTCGCAGCATGGGCCTTGAAGTTGAAAAATAA